The following coding sequences are from one Treponema parvum window:
- a CDS encoding GNAT family N-acetyltransferase has protein sequence MKTETAKAEQIRSVIRYIKKFKDATVVIYIDDELIESPLFSNHIRDIALIHASGLNVVIIPGARHYIDKTLTKANIPWKIKNGCRITSEDAMPLIKTAAFEISNIVMTSLAGEHLNAVIGNWVRARGMGVIDGLDFATSGEIDKLEIDSIRTILEKRFIPIFPCIGWSLTGKPYNISSLQLAQEIAVYLQADKLFFVVPEAEISKKNFIIPDNMILSKEGHIPALNIEELNAFMEMNQTVPADDCAPSCSKACAGGRADDQSDNRIDDPAADSERSFERRQDTEISARIRIKEKILSLLRLSKKACDLGVHRVHILNGLSDGVIPCEIFSELGSGTMIYTNNYGRIREMRLEDIPAVLRLMRPFVEKGILLPRTESSLFNEINDFIIYELDDGIRACAALHIFEGAQGEIAALAVDESYSHTGIGPKLISHLTQRAKKHKLKNIFVLTTQTADWFENLGFKAADIQTLPEKRKKTWTANRNSKLLRMQLND, from the coding sequence ATGAAAACGGAAACGGCAAAAGCGGAACAGATAAGAAGCGTTATTCGGTACATAAAAAAATTTAAAGACGCGACCGTAGTCATATATATCGACGACGAGCTCATAGAATCTCCTTTGTTTTCAAACCACATCCGCGACATCGCCCTTATTCACGCATCAGGATTAAACGTCGTTATCATTCCCGGAGCGCGTCATTACATAGATAAAACTCTTACAAAAGCGAATATTCCTTGGAAAATAAAAAACGGCTGCCGCATTACTAGCGAAGACGCCATGCCTCTGATAAAAACCGCCGCTTTTGAAATTTCAAACATAGTTATGACCAGCTTAGCCGGAGAACACTTAAACGCCGTAATCGGAAACTGGGTAAGAGCAAGAGGAATGGGCGTGATAGACGGTTTGGACTTTGCAACTTCCGGAGAAATAGACAAGCTTGAAATAGATTCCATACGCACGATACTGGAAAAACGGTTCATTCCCATATTTCCGTGCATAGGATGGAGTCTTACGGGAAAACCTTACAATATTTCTTCCCTACAGCTTGCACAGGAAATAGCCGTATACTTACAAGCGGACAAACTTTTTTTTGTAGTTCCCGAAGCTGAAATTTCAAAGAAAAATTTTATAATTCCCGACAATATGATCCTATCAAAAGAAGGGCATATTCCCGCTTTAAACATAGAAGAACTAAACGCCTTTATGGAAATGAATCAAACAGTTCCGGCAGACGATTGCGCGCCCTCTTGCTCAAAAGCTTGCGCTGGCGGCCGTGCAGACGATCAATCGGACAATCGAATCGACGACCCGGCCGCAGATTCCGAGCGAAGCTTCGAGCGGCGTCAAGATACTGAAATTTCCGCACGAATACGAATAAAAGAAAAAATTCTTTCTCTTTTGCGCTTATCAAAAAAAGCTTGCGACCTCGGAGTGCACAGAGTACATATCTTAAACGGCTTGTCGGACGGCGTGATTCCCTGTGAAATTTTTTCCGAGCTGGGATCCGGCACTATGATTTACACAAACAATTACGGTCGTATACGTGAAATGCGGCTTGAAGATATTCCGGCGGTTTTAAGACTTATGCGTCCCTTTGTCGAAAAAGGAATTCTTTTGCCGCGAACGGAAAGCTCCCTTTTTAACGAAATAAACGACTTTATAATATATGAACTGGACGACGGCATACGCGCTTGCGCCGCTCTTCACATCTTTGAAGGCGCACAGGGTGAAATAGCGGCCCTCGCCGTAGACGAATCCTATTCCCACACGGGAATAGGCCCGAAGTTAATATCTCACCTTACCCAGCGGGCAAAAAAACATAAACTTAAAAATATTTTCGTCCTGACGACTCAAACCGCCGATTGGTTTGAAAATTTAGGATTTAAAGCCGCAGACATTCAAACTCTTCCGGAAAAAAGAAAAAAAACCTGGACGGCAAACAGAAATTCCAAACTGTTGAGAATGCAGCTAAACGATTGA